CGACCAAGCAGGCAGTCTACGGACGTTGCCGCCCGCCCCCGGCCGTGCGCCGACCGCGACCTGCGCGGGTCCGCCGGCGCGGGCCGTTCCCGCCGACACCCCCGCGGTCCCACGATCGTGCCGACGCAGGATCCGCGGGGGTGCCCCCGACGGCGCTCACCCGGCCGGCGCCGGCTCCTTGACCGCAGAGTCCGGAGTCCGGATCCGGGCCGGGTAGCGCAGTGATTGCAGGCCGAGTAACTTGGCGCGTTCGTCTTCGGAGCGGCCGCCCCAGACGCCGTAGGGCTCCCGCACGGCCAACGCGTGGGCCAGACACTGCGCGATCACCGGACATGTCCCGCACACCGCCTTGGCCGCCTGAATCCGCGCCCGCCGACCCCGCGCCCGTTCCGCACTCGGATGGAAAAACACCTCCGAATCCATCCCCCGACAGGCGGCCGCCCCCTGCCAATCCCAATGATCCACAATCGGCTCCGGCAAACGCTCGATGTCGGCCAACGATCCGACCTTTCTGTGCATGCGTCCCTGCATGGTCAGTGAACCAGCGAAAATCAGGCCTCGATCGGCTCGATCCGCGGATACTCCGGCTGCCACATCGCGTCATACACCTGCTGCACCGGATTACTCAGCTCCACCCGCGCCAACCCCTCGGCATCGGCCGCCTTCGCCACCGCGATCGCCACCGCCGCCGACGCCGTCCGCAACACCGTCATCGGCGGCAACAAACTCGCCCCCGGCGTGCGCGCATCCGACATCGCCGCCACCGCATCCGCCGCCGCCGCGATCATCCCCTCACTGATCCGCGACGCCTTCGTCACCGCCACCCCCAACCCCAACCCGGGAAACACCAACGCATTGTTCGACTGCGCAATCTGATACGCCACCCCCTTGTAATGCACCGGCTCGAACGGACTACCCGTCGCGGTCAACACCTTCCCGTCCGTCCAATGGATCAGATCCTGCGGCAACGCCTCGGCCTTACTCGTCGGATTCGACAACGGCAAAATGATCGGCCGCGCATTGAACGAAGCCATCTCCCGCACGATCGACTCCGTGAACGCCCCCGCCTGCGTCGACGTCCCGATCAAAATCGTCGGCCGCGCCCGCGACACCACCGTGGCCAACCCGACCCCACCCGCACCCGCCGGCCACCCCGCCACCTCGGCGCGCGAGCGCGCATACGGCACCTGGAAATCCAACAACGACGGATCGTCATCAACCAACAACCCCTGCTTGGCCAACGCATAGAACCGGCCCGTCGCCTCCGCCGGCGACAACCCCTCCCGGATCATCTGATCCCGCAACATGTCCGCGATCCCCAACCCGGCCGTACCCGCCCCATGGATCACGATCCGCTGATCAGCCAACCGCGACCCCGCCGCCCGCACCGCCGAGAACACCGCCGCCAACACCACCGCCGCCGTGCCCTGCATATCATCATTGAACGTGCAACACACCCCCGAATACTTGTTCAGAATCCGGCGGGCGTTCTCCGTCCCGAAATCCTCCCAATGCAACATCGCGTTCGGGAACAACTTGTTACACGCCGTCACATACGCATCGATCAACTCGTCATACCGATGATCCCGCACCCGCGCATGCCGCTCACCCAAATACATCGAATCATTCAACAACCGCAAATTATCGGTACCCATGTCCAACACCACCGGCAACACCCGCCGCGGATGAATCCCCGCCGCCGCCGTATACACCGACAACTTCCCGATCGAGATCTCAATACCACCGATCCCCTGATCACCGATCCCCAAAATCCCCTCGGAATCCGTCGCGACCAACAAATCAACATCATCCGGACCCAAACCAGTGTTCCGCAACGCGGTCTCCACCTGATCCGGATGATCCACCGACAAAAACACACCCCGACTACGCCGGAACTCATGACTGAACCGCTCGATCGCCGTCCCCACCGTCGGCGTATACACCACCGGCAACATCTCCGGCAAATGCTCCGACAACAACCGGTAGAACAACACCTCGTTACGATCCCGCAAATTCGCCAAATACACCCACTTCGCCAAATCCGACGGCTGCTGCAAATACTGCGCCCACACCCGCCGAACCTGACCCTCCAACGTCGACACCCCCGTCGGCAACAACCCCGTCAACTCCAACTGCTCCCGCTGCGCCAACGTGAACGCCGTCCCCCGATTAATCGTCGGCGAGGACAACACCAGGCGACCACGAGCACGCACCCGCGCCACCACCTCCCGCGGTTGATGGACCAGCTCATACGGGGCGACAGCCATTGTCATTGCCTCTCATCAGGGGGAGGGCCGAGGTGGGTCGGCCCGGGTTCGAACGGGTGCGATGAATCGTGGAGTGATCGACGTCAGCATCCCGCCCGGCGCGGCCCGGGTCACGGATAAGTTCATAAAGTCCGGATGTGGTCATCACGAAACCCGCCGCGCACGGGCGCCGAGCCGGACTGGGTAGGCTCTGCCGGCATGTCGTTCCTGTCCCGG
This genomic window from Nakamurella multipartita DSM 44233 contains:
- a CDS encoding WhiB family transcriptional regulator, which encodes MADIERLPEPIVDHWDWQGAAACRGMDSEVFFHPSAERARGRRARIQAAKAVCGTCPVIAQCLAHALAVREPYGVWGGRSEDERAKLLGLQSLRYPARIRTPDSAVKEPAPAG
- a CDS encoding NAD-dependent malic enzyme, producing MAVAPYELVHQPREVVARVRARGRLVLSSPTINRGTAFTLAQREQLELTGLLPTGVSTLEGQVRRVWAQYLQQPSDLAKWVYLANLRDRNEVLFYRLLSEHLPEMLPVVYTPTVGTAIERFSHEFRRSRGVFLSVDHPDQVETALRNTGLGPDDVDLLVATDSEGILGIGDQGIGGIEISIGKLSVYTAAAGIHPRRVLPVVLDMGTDNLRLLNDSMYLGERHARVRDHRYDELIDAYVTACNKLFPNAMLHWEDFGTENARRILNKYSGVCCTFNDDMQGTAAVVLAAVFSAVRAAGSRLADQRIVIHGAGTAGLGIADMLRDQMIREGLSPAEATGRFYALAKQGLLVDDDPSLLDFQVPYARSRAEVAGWPAGAGGVGLATVVSRARPTILIGTSTQAGAFTESIVREMASFNARPIILPLSNPTSKAEALPQDLIHWTDGKVLTATGSPFEPVHYKGVAYQIAQSNNALVFPGLGLGVAVTKASRISEGMIAAAADAVAAMSDARTPGASLLPPMTVLRTASAAVAIAVAKAADAEGLARVELSNPVQQVYDAMWQPEYPRIEPIEA